A stretch of Prunus dulcis chromosome 6, ALMONDv2, whole genome shotgun sequence DNA encodes these proteins:
- the LOC117631321 gene encoding DNA-directed RNA polymerase I subunit RPA12-like — MAYSEGRDFMFCDLCGTMRTLSSTKHAQCPLCKRKISAKEISGRQISYTATAEDIRRELGISIIREEKVQLQKTDAKTCEKCGHNEHTYYSRQMRSADEGATTFYVCTNCQHQFTEN; from the exons ATGGCATATTCTGAAGGGCGTGATTTCATGTTCTGCGACTTGTGTGGGACTATGCGAACATTGAGTTCAACTAAGCATGCTCAATGCCCCTTGTGCAAGCGTAAGATAAGCGCGAAAG AGATCTCCGGAAGACAAATATCTTACACAGCCACTGCTGAG GATATTAGAAGGGAGCTAGGCATATCAATAATTCGTGAAGAAAAAGTGCAATTGCAAAAG ACAGATGCTaaaacatgtgaaaaatgtGGCCACAATGAGCATACATATTATTCCAGACAG ATGCGATCAGCAGATGAAGGAGCAACTACTTTCTACGTGTGCACCAATTGCCAGCACCAGTTTACAGAGAATTGA